In Lolium rigidum isolate FL_2022 chromosome 7, APGP_CSIRO_Lrig_0.1, whole genome shotgun sequence, the DNA window ACATGACCggaacaccttcagccatcaaacATAACGGTGTCATAAAAGGCTGGAAGAAAATATTGGTTCTCAAATGTGGCAAGGGAAAGATACATAAAGCTAACTGGACGATCCATCAGTGTCACCTTGGGGAAGAGAAAGATGAAAAGCACGGCGATCTTGTCGTTTCCAGAGTATTTTGGCAGTTGAAATCAAACACTGGGAAATCGCAGATGCATGCTGTTGATGCCAAATCCGGTCAATCTGCAATGAATATCGATCCTACAACCCCAAATATGTACCCTCCACGGCCTCGTCGCCTAAGTGGTAGCCCATTCGAACCAGAGCAGGATCAGGTAATTATCATCATCATTAGCTTTCATGGTTACTGCAATGCTATCAACTGCCATTCATGTTACTGGATTTTCTAAAACTGTGACAGGATGAGGAAGAGCCTGGCTCATGTGCTGTTCAGCTGCAGGCTGACGAAGACCTCGCTGGAAGCTCACAGTCTGTCGACTACGGTGTGCTATCGGACCTCGACGAGCACCCGCTGCCCAACGACGATATCTGGGACGTCTGCCATGAGAAGCCGCTGCCTCCCGACTACTCCGACATGGACGCGCCCTTCTCGGATTGTACATTCCTTGGAACGCCTCTGGAATTCCCACTCTGACCGTAAGTGTACCATGTGTTGCGTTCTTGCTTGTTTGTGTTTGTCACGGCGAATATACTTATCGTGTGTTTCTTGTGCTGGTTAGCAGGATAGCCAGCTGGCTGAAAGAAAATGTAGCATATTGCATAGCATAGAAGAGGGGTTCTGAAGTAGCTGTGCAACGCAGAGAAACTGCCTTTCCTTGATGTATGGGTGATCCATCTCCCGAGGAAAATTTTGTATATGATGTTTCGGTTGCGAAATGGCGTGCCCCAGCTATGTTTCCAGTATAACAGTATTAGGACATGAGTCAGACATTCTCAAGCATCATCTCGACTCAGAAGTCTATGTTGTTAAGCAGTTGATGTGTTGTACTTGTAATGTTAAGCTGTTAAAATGTaggatatgacatgttaattaacTCGCTTCCCTTGAGATTTACTAATTTTGATGCAATCCATCTTTGCAGGACGTGCTTTCTGCTTTATGTTCTCTACTTAGTGACGCCAAGGTAAGTGCCAGGTTCTAGTTTCTTATTTGGGAGAAATGTTAAAGTGTTAATTCACCACAACATTCTTCCAGTAGAAGTGGCTAAATGTGTACTAATTGTAGCTAAATGAAAAGTCGAataggaaagaaaaaaaatcttggCACCCCACCGATTTCATCCTAGATTCGCAATCAAGGGTGAAAGCAGTGGTGAATACAATTGCTATTTTAGCTACAAATATGTAGTAATCATGGCTAAATGCAAAGTCTAATAGGAAACAAATTAATATTGGCACCTCCCCGATTTTATCCTAAATTCACAATCAAGCGTGAAAGCAGTGGTGAATCTTAATTTGATGGAGACACATATTTCACAGTGTAACTTATTTTCATTGTCTAAAAAAAGATAGAGTCAATGGATCCTATGACTTGTCGATGAACGCACATATTTCAGGGTGTAACTTGTTTTGATTAACTTGTTTTGATTGTTTAGTAAGAGATAGAGCAAATGCATCCTCTTAATTTTTCTTAGATCAACATGGATCATCATCCCCAGTTCCATTGATAAAGAACAAAACCTGACATCACACGGGAGTTTTTAAGCAACGGGAAACCATCCGAAAACCGAACAACACAACGCAACACGCCGGTCCCGAGACCGCGCACCACATGAGCCGACGACTCTTCCGCTTAAGTGGGAAAGGCGACACCCTAGATCTAGACAACCGCTTTTGGAGCCACCGCTCCGACATCCGAACTACTGCAACCCAAACACACCGGTCCCAAGACCGCGCCCCAGCGAGGCCGACATCACTGCCACCAGTCGAGTCGACGCCTTTGACCAGAGGCATCACCATGAATGTAGACGAATTCCTGGAGCCACCGTTGCGGCTTCCACACCGGTCCCGAGACCGCGCACACACCTGGCCGATAGAGAATCAGCCAAGCAAAGCAAGCCAACGTAGACTGATGGAGTATCGGCCTCCAAGGCGACGCCCCCAAGGGGTAAGCGACGATGACGCCGCCGATGCCCACTCCGACCACAACAGGAGTTTAGATTTTCACCCGGAGAGTCCGAGACTCGAAGCGACGTGGGTGGTGAAGGAGCTCCTCGACGATGCCTCCAACGAGGGGAGCGACGTCCGAAGACGCCGACATCACCGGCATCGGCCGAGGTCGATACAGTGCTTTCGCGCGGAGTTCACCAAGCCCAAGTCGATGAAATCTGTCCATCAAACGCAGATGACAAGCCTGCCGTGCAGCTCGCCGTCGCCACATTGCAGCTCCTAGACCACCAGGGCACCTCCTGCCATGGTGAGCCTCGCCACGCCCTCCGtctcggggccgccgccccgacgtccTCATAGCAGCACCCTCGTCCGCCTCTTTCCCAGAGCCACCGCTCCAGCGTCGACGCCCTTCCCACCACAGCACCTCACGCTGTGGTGCGCCTCGCAAAGCCCACCGTCCCGACCTCCTCTCCTCCGGCTGCACGCAACCACCCAACCGGAGGTGTGGCACAGCCACCACACGCTGGCCATGCACACCGTGAGACCTCCCGGCCGCCTTGATGTGGCAGCATcgttccagggccgccgccctggcctCCTCGCCCGCACGAGCACCACACCTCGCCGGCACCAAACCCCCACCTGGCCATGACGAAACCGCGCCCGAGAAGCCGAGGCGACCAGATCCAGAGGGGAGCCGTCCTCCCCGGCCACGGGCCACGAGCCGCCGCCCGTCCATGTCATCGGCCGGCAGGCCAGATCTGGGCGGGAAGCCCACGATCCACCGCCACGAGCAGCCCCTGCCCGCCAGCCCACCCCCGTCGCAGCAGCAGGGCAGGGGACCTCCACCGCCATCCAGGGTCGTCGCCCCGGCGTCCCTGCGCCGACGAGCCGGCCGACGACGCCCCAACCGCCTCGACCTTTCGTCAGGGCCACCAGAGAAGAGGGAGGATCCCCTACTACCTTCGGCAGCAGggcccgccgcggcggcggcaagggccggcggcagcgacgtCGATGGGGGTGAGGCGTGGGGGAGGGTAGTGGTGGCGGTCAGGTCGCCCCCGGTGTCGCCTGGGTGCGACACGGGGCCACACGAGAGTTTTATCCACCATGTAATCATGCCTGTAAGggttcaaagaaaataaaaaggacgCGAACGCTTCTATAGCGTGGTAGCCACGTGCCCTCTCCCGACAGTCGGAGAAAATAAAAAGGACAACATTTTTTTAAATGGAACAAAGCCAAATGGGTGCATCCACGCTGGCTAGATATTGCAAAAGCAGAAATAAACCACTACTAGCTACAGAGGTGAGAGCACAAAAGACGCTTCCAGGCTTGATGTAGGTGTAGTCCAGGTCCTTGGGTCGCCGTGCGTTTGGCAGCAGGCGAGGATTTGCCATTATCACTTCCATCCCACCTTGGTTTTCCGAGAAGAATCACCCTTCCATCAAACGGAAGTCTTGGCACATGATGGCTCCTAAGTACAGGATATTAATTGTAGTATTTTTTAATAAAGAAAGGTTATCGAACCCACGAGAAGCTAAAGGTATTGGTGAGAAAAAATAACAAGAAAGCAAGAATAATAAAGTAACGGTTTTGGTGTTTTGGGTATATAGTTtacaataaaaataaagtgcGGAAAATGAATAGCAAATAAGTAAATAATCTCGATGAgagaaaagcccaatcctctgtgcagcaagaggacaagctaaAGTGTGGGTGATTATATGAGACAAAAGTTTCTGAGGATggcatggattcactagcatctgagttctaaacaacatggtaaatatcttGTCAAACTTTATTCAATTACGGGCGAAGCTttaattaggtgcagccataaaCATGTGCAAATACACCTCTtgtgatgggtcctagagccattttcatgtgcaagtatagtaatcattaagacataaatgtcttaTCATAACCATAAGATTTAGGGTCTctgacataaacccctctaatgcaacccacagtgttggaagacggtttctgtcattccgacccctccaacactaatgcattacatcaaagtaaagccctatgagcccatatatgcGAAGTATGCAGTCgatgttcgcataaaaccatcatagaacaacataaaagatagaaaacttgatCAAATACTTATTTCACAttatatagaatcatagccaaaACATCACATGCCCTCAggttggggaactactcacaagtgacaaacattatgtggaccagaggcataatggttCCGAcaaaatctgaatatataatatccccaccaaataatgacaaatTACCAATCACAAATATGCAATAGCACTAAAAAAATATCcagggttcaattcaacacaaactatgaggtggatgacgtcgatctcgtagatggagatggtggtgatgatggtgctggtggagatgttgatggagatgcttcctcccaagccaaggaggagtggggatgtcgatgactgtcactttccccttcaccggaggcaccggtgcaaCGAGGATCTGCCCTCTaacggagtaggagaggacttccgcctccgctgccgcctcaataaatctcgggaaaaatatTGCTTAGCCTTTTGGGCGAAACAGAGTGTCTGGAATAAAAGGGGGACAGGAACGATGTCCAAGGTGCGAACGAGTGTGGGTGGCGTGCCTAGGAAGTTGGGTCGCGCCACATGTGTTCGTTTGCACCTCGTGGCCCCGGCCTCTCGTGTGCTTCTTTCTCTCACGGCCTTCCTTCGGatgaaaaactgatcaggtaATTTTTCCTTAAATTTTTGAGATTCAGAAAgtcctgaaacaaataaaatacgaaaaaggaggttttctgcctcccagaAATTAAATACCAAAGAAGGGGACTTTGTAGAAAAGTCccaaaaatcatctaaaatgcataaataacaatGTATGAAGGCAAATAACAAAAAAACTAActctatatgtagcaataatgatgatgcaaaatgcacgtatcaacgCAGGATCCCAACACATGGTCACAGAGTGGTCCACCTTTGTTGACATGTCCTCTGTGAAGATGAGATCCCATCTCTTAAATGAATTCAAGATAATCCgcataaactatttcaaattgagCCTGGATTGACCCCTAAAGATCATATCATTCTAAACATCTAAATACACCAAAGTGCGATAGCAGCACAAACTGAATTTAAAACTCGCATGCTTTTTTATTCGCTACCCAAAAATTAGAAATGGACATAAAATCATCCCCTATGGAAAAGGAGGAAAACTCATATCAAATCTTCTTAGCAACAATGCACTGAAAGAATAAATGCTCAATGGATTCATTGTCAATGTAGAAAATGCAGCATTCAAGTTTATTTGGATTCATTTTTTAGATTATCTCTATTCATTATTTTGAGATAAGTGCCAAAGAAAAATGTGCACTCTAGGAGGTATACATGAGGTATATGAAGGTTCCAAACAACATGGATGACAATTGGAGTGAGTCCTCCAAAATTTATGATAGCATACATGGAAAAAGTTGAGTATTCTCCTTTACTTCACATTGCCCGATAAGGGCATCCAAATCAATGGAGAAGTTGATACTATTAGTAATGGCCTTAAGCTCGTACCATTGTTGCATTAGAGGTGCTGCAAATATTTATTCTGAAGATTAGTTTGAGGGTAGAACCATCCCAGATTTGTTGGATAGTTTTGACTGGTTCATTACAAAGCACATAAAGGTCAAAAATTGAACTGCCAAAAGGGAAGTGCCACACCAGGTGTCTTCCCAAAATCTAATTTCAACACATTCCTTATCTTCCATCTATAACCAAACTGGGCACTTTGAACAACCCACATAACCCCTTTCCAAAATTGGGAGGTGCTTGTGGTCTTAGTACAAAATACATTTGGAGAGTTAGTATCATACTTAGCATCCACTATAGTTTTCCAATGTTTTCCTCGTCCTTAGAGTAACTTCTAATCtaggaagcaagcaaacaaatattaacatttccaAGATCAGGAACACCTAGGCCTCCATGTTCTTTCGTTTTACACACGAGCTTCAAGTTAGCTAAATGCAGTTTCCTATGGCTCTCAAAATCATTCCAAAGGCAGTTATCCATGTGAGTTTTGATGAGATGAAGATCCCATTTTGAGAATTTAAAGAAAGATAGGAGATGAACCGTTATGCTAGCCGGGGATGTTTTAATCAAGGTTGGCCAACGTAGGAAATAAGCTTGCCTCTCCAGCCATGAATTCTTTTTTACATTTTTATCTATTAGAGGTAGGACATCCTCCAGTCTAATTAAGCTTTTCATAATGCAGGGGAATACCTAGATATTCAATAGGGAATGAGCCACCATCACACCCAAGAATGTTAGCAAAAAAAGTAGTTTCATTATCATCTAAACAAAGAGAAATAACCTCACTTTTGGAATAGTTAATCCTCATAACACGAGACTTGCTCAAAGcaagtgagaacccatttaagGTTTGTGGCTAAATCCATATCATTACGGAGAAAATGATgatgtcatctgcatattgaagGCAAATGACACCTTCGGGGTAGATATTCGAGCAAAGAACTTTAATCAAGTTTGCATTAGAAGCTTTAATCAACATTCTAGTTAGTAAATCTACTAAAGGATTGAATAGCAGGGGATCTCCTTGTCTCCAGCCCTTCTCGAGTGAGGAAAAAATTGCCGATTAAATTATTGAGTATGACTACAACAGAGCCTTAAAGTGGAGTGGAAGTAATCATTAAAAAAAAACTCAGAATCATTTTTCTCGTGGCATAAGTAATTTTCCAGCTCAACGACATGCTCGCTCAAAGCACTCGCGCTTTCCACACATGAAAATCCTTCCACAATAAATCCGAGCTTGTCACCAGCCAGTCAAGGGTGAAATTATCGATGAATCATAAGTAGTGAATTCTAAGTCGATCCGTGTAACTTCTTTCCATTGTTTAGAAAGAGATAGTCAATGCATCCTCTCACTTTAGGCTCAAAGAGTAGTGGCGGTAATAAAAAAATCTCGGAAACATTTTCTCTCATGATTCGGGTTACTTTTCAATTCAACAACCTACTCATTCATAGCACTGCGCCTGCCATGCATGTAGAGCCTTTTCTAGCCAATTCTTACTTGCCATCTGTCAGTCAAGGAAGGGTGAAGTTAGTAGTGAATCATAAATCGTTGGACACACATATTTCACAATGTAACTTTCCAGCTCAGTATtactgaaagagcaaagtcttcacttgcggttttgtgtgtttgatcacAACACTAGAATATAATTTTACCATGTGCATAGTTGTTAAAATATTTGTAGGTACACGGTGTTCACGCTAACTCACTCAAGATCGGAAGACCAAGACCATCCGAACCTGTGTATAAATTACCAGAATCGATTAGAGACTAGTAGTACTCAGCTTTGTAAACAAAACCATGGATCCGATTTAGTAGAGCTACTCGTCTCCGATAGGCAGCATATTTATTTGATACAACCTCTAACCAA includes these proteins:
- the LOC124671820 gene encoding SUPPRESSOR OF GAMMA RESPONSE 1-like; this encodes MITHTAREIEEWVGAVWKKCPNCKYRIYNGDVSSQWPGLPAGVKFEPTDQELLMHLEGKVGRAASHVLIDDFIPTIEEVDGICYTHPKNLPGIKMDGRSSYFFHTISNAYDVGQRKRRKISKSNHTDCDEKIRWHMTGTPSAIKHNGVIKGWKKILVLKCGKGKIHKANWTIHQCHLGEEKDEKHGDLVVSRVFWQLKSNTGKSQMHAVDAKSGQSAMNIDPTTPNMYPPRPRRLSGSPFEPEQDQDEEEPGSCAVQLQADEDLAGSSQSVDYGVLSDLDEHPLPNDDIWDVCHEKPLPPDYSDMDAPFSDCTFLGTPLEFPL